Genomic window (Geotrypetes seraphini chromosome 17, aGeoSer1.1, whole genome shotgun sequence):
tcgggtctttctCTGCCGTCATCTAGTATGTTactatatcaaatcccatccccacTGCCTTTTCACTGACCTTTAAAACCATAAGAGTTGAATCCTGtcttataaaaaatacaacaaaTAATTTGACAAATGGTTCTTCAAAAGATTTTTGGAGACATGATTGCAAATAAAGATATGTGAGCTGACATAAGATAGAAATCTCCAAACACAAGATCCAGTTTAAAGGGAGAAACTTTGCTCAGAATTTCATGTAGATAATTACTGGTTAACCTAGTAACCAGGGCAAAAGAAAGAGGACAGAAAAttgtggtgtagaatgggtaagagtgaatcgatttttcactctttcaaaaagtacaaaaaccggGTTTCACTCAATAAAAGTACatgtaaaacaaataggaggaaatgatttttactcaaagaatagttaagctctggaactcgttaccAGAGATGTGGTTACAATGGTTAGCATAGCtcggtttaagaaaggtttggacaagttcctggaggaaaagtccatagtctgctattgagacagaaacGGGGTAAGTCTCAGCTTGCCATGAATCAGTAGCCATGGACTGTTGCTATTTTtggggtttctgctaggtactgtgacctagattggacactgttggaaacaggaaactgggctagacggaccattggtctaagCCAGTacagctgttcttatgttcttagactatAGAGGGTGAGGGCTTTAAAATTGTCAATGATGAAAGGCAGATTCAAATGGTGCACCATAGCTTTTGAAAATTCTTGCTTGTGTATGAGGCCTCCACTCTATAACAAGAGAGGTTTACCAGTTTCTAAACACTGATGTCTAAACATAAACTAGTGTAAGAGATGTAATGACTGCTTTCTGTGCCATCTTACCAGCAGCTTTGTCTGTAAGTTCCTCAGTGACACGTGTCTCTTCCTGGACAGCAGGTAAGTAGGTGCTAGTGGTACCTTGCTGCGATGTTGCTGTCTTCTCGGTACTGTGAGTTTCCGTCTTGGGCTGTAGAGGACACGCTCCAGTCTTAATTTCCTTCTTATTCTTAGACTGCTGAGGGCACTGGGAAGAATGGGGATTAAGAGTGCAAGCCTGCAGCTGGTACGACTCCTCGCGGTGCCGTAGCTGCTTGAGATAGCGATCGCGCATGGCCTGCCAGGAATGGCGAGTCAGCTGCAGCTGCTCcattctcttccatatggcattacCAGAGCATGCACTCTCGGGAGCAGCATAGTCCCGCAGGTATCTCAGGATAGCCAcatcctctgcctgggagaaagcCGTGCGGCCTGATCGCTGCAGTTCTTGAGCACAAGAGCCAGGCACATTCCCTGACACTTTTGTCTGTTCTAGAAGTTGATAGGCACAAAGGTCTAGTTTCTCATTGCGCTTCACGCAATCTGTGATGTAATGAGTAGAAATGTAAGTGGAATCGGTGGTTTGGGTTTCCCCGGCTGCTCCTAGAGGAAGTGACTTCTCAGGCTCCCAAAGCAGAACAGCATCTGGCTCCTGCGTTCGACACATCACGCCTCCACCATGCAGTATTAGTGGATAGAGCTGGAGTTTGGCAGTACTTGGACGCAGGTAGAAACGCAGAGGGCTGCCATTCTCATTTAGAAATAGTGTACGTGAATGGCTGAAACTTGCAGCCATTGTAGGACCTCAGCCACCGCTAAGTGTTATGGGAGCTGCTTTGGAGAGAAAAaggtggggaagggagaagagaggattAAAGTTAAAGAAAAAATGTGAATGCAGACATTTTCTC
Coding sequences:
- the TERF2IP gene encoding telomeric repeat-binding factor 2-interacting protein 1 isoform X2 codes for the protein MAASFSHSRTLFLNENGSPLRFYLRPSTAKLQLYPLILHGGGVMCRTQEPDAVLLWEPEKSLPLGAAGETQTTDSTYISTHYITDCVKRNEKLDLCAYQLLEQTKVSGNVPGSCAQELQRSGRTAFSQAEDVAILRYLRDYAAPESACSGNAIWKRMEQLQLTRHSWQAMRDRYLKQLRHREESYQLQACTLNPHSSQCPQQSKNKKEIKTGACPLQPKTETHSTEKTATSQQGTTSTYLPAVQEETRVTEELTDKAAEFHQKKTTKMLEENQLNSDQDLKVQNPPAEENPPAEEQILRIFEIANQEFEVEGEVAETLSLGKDSERDEIPESQAMKETAEPKSVMSEDSAVPDSHTPAKVPETEVETLKRCIQGLMEEFGLSLSVITQAFLKNSGELEATRYFLKNRKRADGYPIWTCLDDMLIEEKDPKIREKLIKKYGPENVAKRCKFLNS
- the TERF2IP gene encoding telomeric repeat-binding factor 2-interacting protein 1 isoform X1, whose amino-acid sequence is MAASFSHSRTLFLNENGSPLRFYLRPSTAKLQLYPLILHGGGVMCRTQEPDAVLLWEPEKSLPLGAAGETQTTDSTYISTHYITDCVKRNEKLDLCAYQLLEQTKVSGNVPGSCAQELQRSGRTAFSQAEDVAILRYLRDYAAPESACSGNAIWKRMEQLQLTRHSWQAMRDRYLKQLRHREESYQLQACTLNPHSSQCPQQSKNKKEIKTGACPLQPKTETHSTEKTATSQQGTTSTYLPAVQEETRVTEELTDKAAAEFHQKKTTKMLEENQLNSDQDLKVQNPPAEENPPAEEQILRIFEIANQEFEVEGEVAETLSLGKDSERDEIPESQAMKETAEPKSVMSEDSAVPDSHTPAKVPETEVETLKRCIQGLMEEFGLSLSVITQAFLKNSGELEATRYFLKNRKRADGYPIWTCLDDMLIEEKDPKIREKLIKKYGPENVAKRCKFLNS